A single genomic interval of Streptomyces sp. 1222.5 harbors:
- a CDS encoding HAD-IA family hydrolase yields MPATATPTVLTARALLLDMDGTLVNSDAVVERIWRRWAERHGLDGDEVMKVVHGRQGHASMAVLLPERPVAQNLADNARMLAEETADMDGVVEVPGAGVFLAALRALPHALVTSADVALSTARMNAAGLPLPDVRITAESVGASKPDPEGFLKGAAELGVDPADCVVFEDSGAGIAAGRAAGMRVVGVGPRAGVHGPDVVVPDLTRVSVEGAADGTILLRVG; encoded by the coding sequence ATGCCGGCCACCGCCACGCCCACCGTCCTCACCGCCCGTGCCCTCCTGCTCGACATGGACGGCACCCTCGTCAACTCCGACGCCGTGGTCGAGCGCATCTGGCGGCGCTGGGCCGAGCGGCACGGACTGGACGGCGACGAGGTGATGAAGGTCGTGCACGGCAGGCAGGGGCACGCCTCCATGGCCGTGCTGCTGCCCGAGCGGCCCGTGGCGCAGAACCTCGCCGACAACGCCCGCATGCTCGCGGAGGAGACGGCCGACATGGATGGCGTGGTCGAGGTTCCCGGCGCGGGTGTCTTCCTCGCCGCCCTGCGCGCTCTCCCGCACGCCCTGGTGACCTCCGCCGACGTCGCCCTGTCCACCGCCCGCATGAACGCGGCCGGGCTGCCCCTGCCCGACGTCCGGATCACCGCGGAGTCGGTCGGCGCGAGCAAGCCCGACCCCGAGGGCTTCCTGAAGGGCGCCGCCGAGCTGGGCGTCGATCCGGCCGACTGCGTCGTGTTCGAGGATTCCGGCGCCGGTATCGCGGCGGGGCGCGCCGCGGGGATGCGGGTGGTGGGCGTCGGTCCGCGCGCCGGTGTCCACGGGCCCGACGTCGTGGTGCCCGACCTCACGCGGGTGAGCGTCGAGGGGGCGGCCGACGGGACGATCCTGCTGCGCGTCGGCTGA
- a CDS encoding peptidoglycan-binding protein, which yields MLRLGDKGPEVTELQQRLRQLNLYVGEIDGVYTRPVENGVRTYQLARGISGDDFGVYGPPTRASLEAETSEP from the coding sequence GTGCTGCGGCTCGGCGACAAGGGCCCCGAGGTCACCGAACTCCAACAGCGGCTGAGGCAGTTGAACCTCTACGTCGGCGAGATCGACGGCGTCTACACCCGTCCCGTCGAGAACGGCGTGCGCACCTACCAGCTGGCCCGGGGCATCTCCGGCGACGACTTCGGGGTCTACGGTCCGCCGACCCGGGCGAGCCTGGAGGCGGAGACGTCGGAGCCGTAG
- a CDS encoding MDR family MFS transporter, which translates to MALDTHGAAKDAKESEHVQGSVFVPIGALLLGLLLAALDQTIVSTALPTIVSDLGGLEHLSWVVTAYLLAATAATPLWGKLGDQYGRKRLFQTAIVIFLIGSALCGMAQDMPQLIAFRALQGLGGGGLMVLSMAIVGDLVPPRERGRYQGLFGAVFGATSVLGPLLGGLLTEHLSWRWVFYVNLPVGIVALAVIAAALHIPRRTSHHVIDYLGTFLIAAVATCLVLVASLGGTTWAWGSAQIIGLCVLGVLLAVAFVAVERRAAEPVLPLKLFGVRTFTLAAVISFIVGFAMFGAMTYLPTFLQVVHGISPTLSGVHMLPMVIGLLLSSTVSGQIVSRTGRWKVFPLTGTAVTAIGLLLLHRLDEHSSTTEMSVYFLVFGLGLGLVMQVLVLIVQNAVSYEDLGVATSGATFFRSIGASFGVAIFGTVFASRLGDKLAAALRGINLPPGVGATTLESDPRGIATLPPALRPAALHAYASAISDVFLYAAPVAAVGFLLAWFLKEDRLRGSVTAPDVSETIPPNPVQRSSYDEVCRALSLLGTREGRQEIYRKITERAGYDLLPESGWLLLRVRRYGSVEPGVLAERCPVPLQVVMAAARQVEGRHLARREGLDLVLTDSGREVAERLARAREDSLAELLGDWWQPGRSTDLSRLVRELTGELCGAERERPHDTRVTTSG; encoded by the coding sequence ATGGCCCTGGACACGCACGGCGCGGCGAAGGACGCGAAGGAGAGCGAACACGTTCAGGGCAGCGTGTTCGTCCCGATCGGCGCCCTCCTGCTCGGCCTGCTGCTCGCCGCGCTCGACCAGACGATCGTGTCGACGGCGCTGCCCACCATCGTCAGTGACCTCGGTGGACTGGAGCACCTGTCCTGGGTGGTCACCGCCTATCTGCTGGCCGCGACCGCCGCCACCCCGCTGTGGGGCAAACTCGGCGACCAGTACGGCCGCAAGCGGCTGTTCCAGACGGCCATCGTGATCTTCCTGATCGGCTCGGCGCTGTGCGGCATGGCGCAGGACATGCCGCAGCTCATCGCCTTCCGGGCGCTGCAGGGCCTGGGCGGCGGCGGGCTGATGGTGCTGTCCATGGCGATCGTCGGGGACCTCGTGCCGCCCCGGGAACGGGGGCGCTACCAGGGGCTGTTCGGTGCCGTGTTCGGCGCGACCAGTGTGCTGGGACCGCTGCTCGGCGGGCTGCTCACCGAGCATCTGAGCTGGCGCTGGGTGTTCTACGTCAACCTGCCGGTCGGTATCGTCGCGCTCGCGGTGATCGCCGCCGCCCTGCACATCCCGCGCCGCACCTCCCACCACGTCATCGACTACCTCGGCACGTTCCTGATCGCCGCCGTCGCCACCTGCCTGGTGCTCGTGGCCTCCCTCGGCGGTACGACGTGGGCGTGGGGCTCGGCGCAGATCATCGGGCTGTGCGTGCTGGGCGTCCTGCTCGCCGTGGCGTTCGTCGCCGTGGAGCGGCGGGCCGCCGAACCGGTGCTGCCGCTGAAGCTGTTCGGCGTCCGCACCTTCACTCTCGCCGCCGTCATCAGCTTCATCGTCGGCTTCGCCATGTTCGGCGCGATGACCTATCTGCCGACCTTCCTCCAGGTGGTGCACGGCATCTCGCCCACCCTGTCCGGCGTGCACATGCTTCCCATGGTGATCGGGCTGCTGCTGTCCTCCACGGTGTCCGGGCAGATCGTCAGCCGCACCGGCCGCTGGAAGGTCTTCCCGCTGACCGGCACCGCCGTCACCGCCATCGGCCTGCTCCTGCTGCACCGGCTGGACGAGCACAGCTCCACCACCGAGATGAGCGTGTACTTCCTCGTCTTCGGCCTTGGACTCGGCCTGGTCATGCAGGTCCTGGTGCTCATCGTGCAGAACGCCGTCTCCTACGAGGACCTGGGCGTCGCCACCTCCGGCGCCACCTTCTTCCGGTCCATCGGCGCCTCCTTCGGCGTCGCCATCTTCGGCACGGTCTTCGCGAGCCGCCTCGGCGACAAGCTCGCCGCCGCCTTGCGCGGGATCAACCTGCCGCCCGGCGTCGGCGCGACCACGCTGGAGTCCGACCCGCGGGGCATCGCCACGCTGCCGCCCGCGCTGCGCCCGGCCGCCCTGCACGCCTACGCGTCCGCCATCAGCGACGTCTTCCTGTACGCCGCACCCGTGGCCGCCGTCGGCTTCCTGCTGGCCTGGTTCCTGAAGGAGGACCGGCTGCGCGGCTCGGTCACCGCGCCGGACGTCTCCGAGACCATCCCGCCCAACCCGGTCCAGCGCTCCTCGTACGACGAGGTGTGCCGCGCCCTGTCACTGCTCGGCACCCGCGAGGGCCGCCAGGAGATCTACCGGAAGATCACCGAACGGGCCGGTTACGACCTGCTGCCCGAGTCCGGCTGGCTGCTGCTGCGCGTCCGCAGGTACGGCTCCGTCGAACCCGGTGTGCTCGCCGAGCGCTGCCCGGTCCCGCTCCAGGTGGTCATGGCCGCCGCCCGCCAGGTGGAGGGGCGGCACCTGGCCCGCCGCGAGGGCCTGGACCTGGTGCTGACCGACAGCGGACGCGAGGTCGCCGAACGGCTCGCCCGGGCCCGTGAGGACTCCCTGGCCGAGCTGCTGGGCGACTGGTGGCAGCCGGGCCGCTCGACCGACCTGAGCCGGCTGGTCAGGGAACTCACCGGTGAACTGTGCGGCGCCGAGCGGGAACGCCCGCACGACACCAGGGTCACCACGAGCGGGTGA
- a CDS encoding GNAT family N-acetyltransferase codes for MTWTIAPEPYDSPAAAALWRAYYTEVSDRWYLLHEGRRTDPDELEREIAAHTGSELGPPRGRLLIGRYDGEPAGSAGVRLLDPDTAELTRVFVLEGRRGTGGAAPLVAAAEEAARALGARRIVLDTRSDLVEARALYARLGYTETGPHNDDVYAEHWFRKELGTPEPVTRSW; via the coding sequence ATGACCTGGACGATCGCACCGGAACCGTACGACTCCCCGGCCGCCGCCGCGCTGTGGCGGGCGTACTACACCGAGGTCAGCGATCGCTGGTACCTGCTGCACGAGGGGCGCCGCACCGACCCGGACGAGCTGGAGCGGGAGATCGCCGCGCACACCGGGTCCGAACTGGGGCCGCCGCGGGGCCGGTTGCTGATCGGCCGGTACGACGGGGAGCCGGCCGGCTCGGCGGGCGTACGGCTGCTGGACCCGGACACGGCGGAACTCACCCGGGTGTTCGTGCTGGAGGGACGGCGCGGCACCGGCGGGGCCGCGCCGCTCGTGGCGGCCGCCGAGGAGGCCGCCCGCGCCCTCGGAGCCCGGCGGATCGTCCTCGACACCCGCTCCGACCTGGTCGAGGCCCGCGCGCTGTACGCCCGCCTCGGCTACACCGAGACCGGTCCGCACAACGACGACGTCTACGCCGAGCACTGGTTCCGCAAGGAGCTGGGGACACCGGAGCCGGTCACCCGCTCGTGGTGA
- a CDS encoding DUF1992 domain-containing protein — protein MTERKPPGVPFESWVDKQIRDAQARGEFERLPGAGEPLPPELESGYDELWWVKRKMAREGLAVLPPALALRKEAEDALVAAYAAPSERIARKIVEDVNVRIRDMMFKPPPGPPLGKKPYDVEEVVREWRQRRAAATGEVPGPSDV, from the coding sequence ATGACCGAGCGAAAGCCACCGGGCGTCCCGTTCGAGTCCTGGGTGGACAAGCAGATCCGCGACGCTCAGGCGCGCGGGGAGTTCGAGCGGCTGCCGGGGGCGGGCGAGCCACTGCCCCCCGAGCTCGAGTCCGGTTACGACGAACTGTGGTGGGTCAAACGGAAGATGGCCCGCGAGGGGCTGGCCGTGCTGCCGCCCGCCCTCGCTCTGCGCAAGGAGGCCGAGGACGCGCTCGTCGCGGCGTACGCGGCGCCGTCGGAGCGGATCGCGCGGAAGATCGTCGAGGACGTCAACGTCAGGATCCGCGACATGATGTTCAAGCCGCCGCCCGGCCCCCCGCTGGGGAAGAAGCCGTACGACGTCGAGGAGGTCGTACGCGAGTGGCGGCAGCGCAGGGCTGCCGCCACGGGTGAGGTGCCGGGTCCGTCAGACGTGTAG
- a CDS encoding O-methyltransferase, whose product MSGSQLWDDVDDYFISHLSPDDEALQLALADSEAAGLPSIGITAAQGKFLQLLAQVQGARTILEIGTLAGYSTIWLARALPEDGRLISLEYSAKHAEVATRNLARAGLERIAEVRVGPALESLPKLADENPAPFDLVFIDADKANNGHYVEWALRLTRAGSLIVVDNVVRGGRVVDAASTEPDVVGTRAAIDLIATHPRLSGAAVQTVGSKGYDGFALARVLG is encoded by the coding sequence ATGAGCGGGTCGCAGCTCTGGGACGACGTCGACGACTACTTCATCAGCCACCTCTCCCCCGACGACGAGGCGCTCCAGCTGGCGCTGGCGGACAGTGAGGCCGCCGGGCTGCCGTCCATCGGGATCACGGCCGCCCAGGGCAAGTTCCTGCAGCTCCTCGCGCAGGTGCAGGGCGCGCGCACCATCCTGGAGATCGGCACGCTCGCCGGGTACAGCACGATCTGGCTGGCCCGCGCGCTGCCCGAGGACGGCCGGCTGATCTCGCTGGAGTACAGCGCCAAGCACGCCGAGGTGGCCACCCGGAACCTCGCGCGGGCGGGCCTGGAGCGGATCGCGGAGGTACGGGTGGGCCCGGCCCTGGAGTCGCTGCCCAAGCTCGCCGACGAGAACCCGGCCCCCTTCGACCTGGTCTTCATCGACGCCGACAAGGCCAACAACGGCCACTACGTGGAGTGGGCGCTGCGCCTGACCCGCGCCGGCAGCCTGATCGTCGTGGACAACGTGGTGCGCGGCGGCCGGGTCGTCGACGCGGCCAGCACCGAGCCGGACGTGGTCGGCACCCGGGCCGCGATCGACCTGATCGCGACCCATCCGAGGCTGAGCGGCGCGGCGGTCCAGACGGTCGGCAGCAAGGGCTACGACGGCTTCGCGCTGGCCCGGGTACTCGGCTGA
- a CDS encoding DUF2330 domain-containing protein: MTRARILVAVLALLGIQLSWFIAPAYACGCGAMIPDASRRIAVSDEQSVLRWDGRREQIVMRLTVDGDAAHAAWIMPVPHRATVRLGDAALFDQLAQAVAPVHRTRYHFWPGTGDWPFDGRDLAADGALPAAGGVSVVGRQRLGPFDVARLTATDPAALGDWLHRHGFSLPARLKTALRPYVDRHWEYVAVRLAPRAGGTPLHGALDPLHLTFDAGRPVYPMRLSRLARTPQSLGLYVLAAHRMETSTAIGGAPPRVVFAGRLAPHDGALGELSAGTPYLTAFTQRFPDPARISGDHELRRAAADTPVRQVIVDGELRRIAGIPAWLLTVGGGLLMVVAAVAVAVVRHARRPVTAPPPVQPPPPVAPSAPLG, translated from the coding sequence GTGACTCGTGCCCGGATACTCGTCGCCGTTCTCGCCCTGCTCGGCATCCAGTTGAGCTGGTTCATCGCCCCCGCGTACGCCTGCGGATGCGGCGCGATGATCCCGGATGCGTCCCGGCGGATCGCCGTGTCCGACGAGCAGTCCGTCCTGCGCTGGGACGGCCGGCGCGAACAGATCGTCATGCGGCTGACGGTGGACGGCGACGCCGCGCACGCCGCCTGGATCATGCCGGTTCCGCACCGGGCGACCGTCCGGCTGGGCGACGCGGCCCTCTTCGACCAGCTCGCCCAGGCCGTCGCCCCCGTGCACCGCACCCGCTACCACTTCTGGCCGGGGACCGGGGACTGGCCGTTCGACGGCCGTGACCTGGCCGCCGACGGCGCGCTCCCCGCCGCGGGCGGTGTCTCGGTGGTCGGCCGGCAGCGGCTCGGGCCGTTCGACGTGGCCCGGCTGACCGCCACCGACCCGGCCGCCCTGGGCGACTGGCTGCACCGTCACGGCTTCTCCCTGCCGGCCCGGCTGAAGACCGCGCTGCGGCCGTACGTCGACCGGCACTGGGAGTACGTCGCCGTCCGGCTCGCCCCCCGCGCCGGCGGCACCCCGCTGCACGGTGCCCTGGACCCGCTGCACCTCACCTTCGACGCCGGCCGGCCCGTCTACCCGATGCGGCTGTCCCGCCTGGCCCGCACCCCGCAGTCGCTCGGCCTGTACGTCCTGGCCGCGCACCGCATGGAGACCAGCACGGCGATCGGCGGGGCACCGCCCCGGGTGGTCTTCGCGGGCAGGCTCGCCCCGCACGACGGCGCCCTGGGCGAGCTGTCCGCCGGCACGCCCTACCTGACGGCGTTCACTCAGCGGTTCCCCGACCCCGCACGCATCTCCGGCGACCACGAACTGCGCCGTGCCGCCGCCGACACCCCGGTCCGGCAGGTGATCGTCGACGGCGAGCTGCGCCGGATCGCCGGGATCCCGGCCTGGCTGCTGACGGTCGGGGGCGGCCTGCTCATGGTGGTCGCGGCCGTCGCCGTGGCCGTCGTACGGCACGCGCGGCGGCCGGTGACTGCGCCGCCGCCCGTGCAGCCACCGCCGCCGGTCGCCCCGTCCGCGCCGCTCGGCTGA
- the proP gene encoding glycine betaine/L-proline transporter ProP: MATVTAVSPSLKIPRARNAQDVTVTDPALVKRAVKAAALGNAMEWFDFGVYSYIAVTLGKVFFPSGNPTAQLLSTFGAFAAAFLVRPLGGMVFGPLGDRVGRQKVLALTMITMAAGTFAIGLIPSYATIGVGAPLLLLAARLVQGFSTGGEYAGASTFIAEYAPDKKRGFFGSWLEFGTLAGYIGGAGLVTLMTALLSTDDLLSWGWRIPFLIAGPMGIIGLYLRMRLEETPAFAAEVEKAEASRPKVPLREMVAGQWKALLLCMGLVLVFNVTDYMLLSYMPSYLTSELKYDETHGLLVVLGVMALMMIVQPFAGALTDRVGRRPVIAAGCAGFLLLSVPAILLIRQGSLVAVALGMGALGLLLVCFTAAMPAALPALFPTRVRYGSLSIGFNVSVSLFGGTTPLVVTALIGATGNMMMPAYYMMAAAVVGGFAVWRMSESAGRPLPGSAPSVEQR; this comes from the coding sequence TTGGCGACCGTCACAGCCGTCTCCCCGTCCCTGAAGATCCCCCGGGCCCGCAACGCCCAGGACGTCACCGTCACCGACCCCGCGCTGGTCAAGCGCGCCGTGAAGGCGGCCGCGCTCGGCAACGCGATGGAGTGGTTCGACTTCGGTGTCTACAGCTACATCGCGGTCACCCTGGGCAAGGTCTTCTTTCCTTCGGGCAACCCGACCGCCCAGCTGTTGTCGACGTTCGGCGCCTTCGCCGCGGCCTTCCTCGTCCGCCCGCTGGGCGGCATGGTCTTCGGTCCGCTGGGCGACCGCGTGGGCCGCCAGAAGGTGCTCGCCCTCACGATGATCACGATGGCGGCGGGCACGTTCGCCATCGGCCTGATCCCGTCGTACGCGACGATCGGCGTCGGCGCGCCGCTGCTCCTGCTGGCCGCCCGGCTGGTGCAGGGCTTCTCCACCGGCGGCGAGTACGCGGGCGCCTCGACGTTCATCGCCGAGTACGCGCCGGACAAGAAGCGCGGCTTCTTCGGCAGCTGGCTGGAGTTCGGCACGCTCGCCGGTTACATCGGCGGCGCGGGCCTGGTCACCCTGATGACGGCGCTGCTGTCCACGGACGACCTGCTCTCCTGGGGCTGGCGCATCCCGTTCCTGATCGCGGGCCCGATGGGCATCATCGGCCTCTACCTGCGGATGCGGCTGGAGGAGACCCCGGCGTTCGCGGCGGAGGTCGAGAAGGCGGAGGCCTCCCGGCCGAAGGTGCCGCTGCGCGAGATGGTGGCGGGCCAGTGGAAGGCGCTGCTGCTGTGCATGGGCCTGGTGCTGGTCTTCAACGTCACCGACTACATGCTGCTGTCGTACATGCCGAGCTACCTCACCAGCGAGCTGAAGTACGACGAGACGCACGGGCTGCTGGTCGTGCTCGGTGTGATGGCGCTGATGATGATCGTCCAGCCGTTCGCGGGCGCCCTGACCGACCGGGTGGGCCGCCGTCCGGTGATCGCGGCCGGCTGTGCGGGCTTCCTGCTCCTGTCCGTCCCGGCGATCCTGCTGATCCGCCAGGGCAGCCTGGTCGCGGTCGCGCTCGGCATGGGCGCGCTCGGTCTGCTGCTGGTCTGCTTCACCGCGGCCATGCCGGCCGCGCTGCCGGCGCTCTTCCCGACCCGGGTGCGCTACGGCTCCCTGTCCATCGGCTTCAACGTGTCCGTGTCGCTGTTCGGCGGTACGACTCCGCTGGTGGTCACCGCGCTGATCGGCGCGACGGGCAACATGATGATGCCCGCGTACTACATGATGGCCGCGGCCGTCGTGGGCGGGTTCGCGGTGTGGCGCATGTCGGAGTCGGCGGGCCGTCCGCTGCCCGGCTCGGCGCCGTCCGTGGAACAGCGGTAG
- a CDS encoding ATP-binding protein yields the protein MKLNIPRTPQYRLHLTVGEHSVHHIRRIVRSLLREWGLAELTFAVELGVSELVTNVVRHVPDRRCTVVVARRTAGVRVEVTDGFRRLPSMPDAPDPESESGRGLALLDALTGKWGVTPWAGGGKTVWFECGNL from the coding sequence GTGAAACTCAACATTCCGCGCACCCCCCAGTACCGCCTGCACCTCACCGTCGGCGAGCACTCGGTGCACCACATCCGCCGGATCGTCCGCTCGCTGCTGCGCGAGTGGGGGCTGGCGGAGCTGACGTTCGCCGTGGAGCTGGGCGTGAGCGAACTGGTGACCAACGTCGTGCGGCACGTCCCGGACCGCCGCTGCACGGTCGTGGTGGCCCGGCGGACGGCGGGGGTGCGAGTCGAGGTCACCGACGGTTTCCGCCGCCTCCCCTCGATGCCGGACGCGCCGGACCCTGAGTCGGAGAGCGGGCGGGGACTGGCCCTGCTCGACGCCCTGACCGGGAAGTGGGGGGTGACACCGTGGGCCGGGGGCGGCAAGACGGTGTGGTTCGAGTGCGGGAACCTCTGA
- a CDS encoding helix-turn-helix transcriptional regulator has product MAHINTLDPGASPLDYYGFELRRHREAAGLTQRQLGDIVNYTGSLVGQVETARKVPTPEFSERVDMALGTGGLLSRLVDLVLRSQLPAWFREVAELEARAIEICTFQTHVIHGLLQSASYVRSVLGVLDQVNLGDRSAVRLARQRIFEKGEPPVFWMVLGEAALYQEIGGREVMREQLAKLLSLEGDPRINVQILPFTAGEHAGLQGPFTVFRFAGDPPIVYTESYSSGHPTANPSTVKDCSLRYDHLRAAALSIKDSAGLIRRVMEDRYGEQVA; this is encoded by the coding sequence GTGGCCCACATCAACACCCTCGACCCCGGCGCCTCACCGCTCGACTACTACGGCTTCGAACTCCGCCGCCACCGGGAGGCGGCGGGGCTGACGCAGCGGCAACTGGGGGACATCGTCAATTACACGGGGTCGCTGGTGGGGCAGGTGGAGACGGCGCGGAAGGTGCCGACGCCCGAGTTCAGTGAACGGGTGGATATGGCGCTGGGGACGGGTGGCTTGCTATCGCGGCTGGTCGACCTGGTGCTGCGCAGCCAGCTTCCGGCATGGTTCCGGGAGGTGGCGGAGCTGGAGGCGCGGGCGATCGAGATCTGCACGTTCCAGACTCACGTGATCCATGGCCTGCTTCAGTCCGCGTCCTACGTTCGCTCGGTGCTCGGAGTCCTCGATCAGGTCAACCTCGGTGACCGTTCCGCTGTTCGGCTGGCTCGCCAGCGCATCTTTGAGAAGGGAGAGCCACCAGTCTTCTGGATGGTGCTCGGCGAGGCCGCGTTGTACCAGGAGATCGGCGGCCGCGAGGTCATGCGCGAGCAACTGGCCAAGCTGTTGTCCTTGGAGGGCGACCCTCGGATCAACGTGCAGATCCTGCCGTTCACAGCTGGGGAACACGCCGGACTGCAAGGCCCGTTCACCGTCTTCCGCTTTGCTGGCGATCCCCCCATCGTCTACACGGAGAGCTACAGCAGCGGGCATCCGACCGCGAATCCAAGCACCGTCAAGGACTGCTCGCTCCGATACGATCATCTTCGAGCCGCCGCGCTCTCGATCAAGGACTCGGCGGGGCTGATCCGGCGCGTGATGGAGGACCGCTATGGAGAGCAAGTGGCGTAA
- a CDS encoding DUF397 domain-containing protein, giving the protein MESKWRKSSYSGDQGGECVEVAELAEAAVALRDSKNPAGPILTIAPATFTRFVDWASATSAE; this is encoded by the coding sequence ATGGAGAGCAAGTGGCGTAAGTCCAGCTACAGCGGAGACCAGGGCGGCGAGTGCGTCGAGGTCGCCGAGTTGGCGGAAGCCGCTGTCGCCCTCCGCGACTCCAAGAACCCGGCGGGACCGATCCTCACGATCGCCCCCGCCACATTCACCCGCTTCGTCGACTGGGCGTCCGCTACATCCGCTGAATGA
- a CDS encoding steroid 3-ketoacyl-CoA thiolase, translated as MAAEPVIVEAVRTPIGKRGGALANLHPAYLLGETYRELLGRTGIPADAVEQVVGGTVTHAGEQSMNPARTAWLAMGLPYETAATTVDCQCGSSQQASHMVANMVAAGVIDVGISCGVEAMSRVPLGSGSKHGPGKPFPDEWNVDLPNQFEAAERIARHRGLTRENVDALGLRSQERAAHAWAEERFKRETFAVQVPTTEEEQHAGQGMWRLVDKDEGLRDTSMEALAGLKPVMPTAVHTAGNSSQISDGAAAIMWASKRMARALKLRPRARIVAQALVGADPHFHLDGPIDATKAVLGKAGMSLKDIDLVEINEAFASVVLSWTRVFEQDLEKVNVNGGAIALGHPVGATGARLITTALHELERTDKEFALITMCAGGGLATGTIIQRM; from the coding sequence ATGGCCGCCGAACCCGTGATCGTCGAAGCCGTACGGACCCCGATCGGCAAGCGCGGCGGTGCGCTCGCCAATCTGCACCCCGCCTACCTCCTGGGCGAGACCTACCGTGAACTCCTCGGCCGTACCGGCATCCCCGCCGACGCGGTCGAGCAGGTCGTCGGCGGCACGGTGACCCACGCCGGCGAGCAGTCCATGAACCCCGCCCGCACGGCCTGGCTGGCCATGGGCCTGCCGTACGAGACCGCGGCGACGACGGTGGACTGCCAGTGCGGCTCCTCCCAGCAGGCCTCGCACATGGTGGCCAACATGGTCGCCGCGGGCGTGATCGACGTCGGGATCAGCTGCGGGGTCGAGGCGATGTCCCGGGTGCCGCTGGGCTCGGGCTCGAAGCACGGGCCGGGCAAGCCGTTCCCAGACGAGTGGAACGTCGACCTGCCCAACCAGTTCGAGGCGGCCGAGCGGATCGCCCGGCACCGCGGCCTGACCCGGGAGAACGTGGACGCGCTGGGCCTGCGCTCCCAGGAGCGTGCCGCCCACGCCTGGGCCGAGGAGCGCTTCAAGCGGGAGACCTTCGCCGTACAGGTCCCCACCACCGAGGAGGAGCAGCACGCGGGGCAGGGCATGTGGCGCCTGGTGGACAAGGACGAGGGACTGCGGGACACGTCCATGGAGGCGCTGGCCGGGCTCAAGCCGGTCATGCCCACGGCCGTGCACACGGCCGGCAACTCCTCGCAGATCTCCGACGGCGCGGCGGCGATCATGTGGGCGTCGAAGCGGATGGCGCGTGCGCTGAAACTGCGGCCGCGGGCGCGGATCGTGGCGCAGGCCCTCGTGGGCGCCGACCCGCACTTCCATCTGGACGGGCCGATCGACGCGACGAAGGCCGTGCTCGGCAAGGCGGGCATGTCCCTCAAGGACATCGACCTCGTGGAGATCAACGAGGCCTTCGCGTCCGTCGTGCTCAGCTGGACCCGCGTCTTCGAGCAGGACCTGGAGAAGGTCAACGTCAACGGTGGTGCGATCGCGCTGGGGCATCCCGTCGGCGCGACGGGGGCCCGCCTGATCACCACCGCGCTCCACGAACTGGAGCGCACCGACAAGGAGTTCGCGCTCATCACGATGTGCGCGGGCGGCGGCCTGGCCACCGGGACGATCATTCAGCGGATGTAG